TCGGAATACAGCTATGTGTTGGACATGAGTATGTTTGATTTTTTCCCCTGTAGAGTCACGTCTTCATACTCATGTTCATTCACacttatatgtatgtatatatctatatatatatatatatatatatcctctcCAAGGCATGTCCCCGTACTTGTGtccgtgtatatatatatatatagacaaaaGTGAATGGCAATAGGTTGTAAAAGGTCAAATAGCATTGTGTTCAATCCCTTCCTTGAACTGTGATGTTAGTAATCCACGGTGTTCGGTGTAGTTCAGAATGTACTTTTTCTAATGCAAGTCAATTATGAGTTTTCCTGTTTTAGAACAGAGTGGATCGGAATTTACTTCGATTAATATAGATCATTCGACCTTCCTGAATGACTTCCATAATTGGTTGATAACACTGACTACGTAACGGCAATTCTCTGAGTTCTtgttgattttctttttcttgttctaAATTTGGTAATCTTGTCAGTATTGCCGTTGTTGTGTGTGAAGTGCATGACAAATTTCTTGTATTTTTCTGACATTTTGTCGAGTTGATATTAGTATTAGGATCTTTTGTCCCTTTAGGACTTTCTTGTGCTAACTCTTGTTAACTCGCAATTTTATGTTTTTCCTTTCGCTTTAGGAGTTGCGCTCGATCCATCAAAATGTAGTAAATTGAGCATGGATGAAAAACGAGAACTTGTATATGAATTATCAAAGAGGACAAGTAGAGCCTCTGAAATGCTACAATCATGGAGCCGCCAAGAGATTTTACAAGTCCTATGTGCCGAGATGGGGAAGGAAAGGAAATATACCGGTTTGACTAAGCTTAAAATTATTGAAAACTTGTTGAAAATTGTAGCCGAAAAGAATTCAGGGGATCATGAAGGTGTGACGGATCCCGAATCACATTCATCCCTATCAAGTGGCTCGAGATTATCCAAAAGGCAAAGGAAAGCTGATTATCCTTCTCGACTGCCTATTCCAGTTAATGATCCTGTAATCCGTAATGGCAGCAATGACATGATTAATGCTATTTTTTGCAAAAACTCGGCTTGCAAAGCTACCTTGAGACAAGACGATACGTTTTGCAAGAGGTGTTCATGCTGCATCTGTTATAAGTTCGATGACAATAAGGATCCTAGTCTATGGTTAATTTGCAGCTCGGAGCCTCCTTTCCTGGGAAACTCTTGTGGCATGTCATGTCATCTTGAGTGTGCTTTAAAACATGAAAAGTCCGGTATTGGTAAAGATAAACAACATGCTGTTCTTGATGGGAGCTTTTATTGTGTAGCATGTGGGAAAGTAAATGATTTGCTTGGGTAATTACTACAAACGAACCACCTATAATTACGTATTTTTTTACTATTAATGTCTCATTTATTCATTAGGTGCTGGAGAAAACAACTTATGGCTGCAAAAGATACAAGGAGGGTCGACATTCTATGTTATCGTGTTTCTTTAGGCCAGAAACTTCTTAATAGGACTGAAAAATATCGTAAGATTTCGGAGATTGTTGATGAAGCTGTTAAGTTGCTTGAAGCTGAGGTTGGTCCATTAACTGGTTTGCCCGTTAAGATAGGTAGGGGTATAGTCAATAGGCTTTCTTCAGGACCTGAAGTTCAAAAACTATGTTCTTTAGCTGTGGAATCACTGGACAAAATGTGTTTCGATACTATCTCACATTCGATACCAGGTAATGTTTAGTTTGTAGAACTCTTAGTTAAACACGTTTTTGTGTATAAACTCGTCTGACATTTTCAGCAGGTTCATGTTTGACTTCACCAGCAATAGTACGTTTTGAAGATGTTCGTCCGACTTCTGTTACTGTGATTGTGGGTACTGAAGGACCTTTAGCGAGCACTATTATCGCTTACACCTTATGGCATCGCAAGGCTCATGATCGGGATTACCCTGCTAAATCGACTTGTATCATGTTTGTGCCGAAGACCAGGTTTGTTGTCATGGGGCTAACTCCAGCTACGGAATATCATTTCAAAATCGTGTCATTTGATGGTACAAGAGAGTTCGGTCCGTGGGAAGTTCCGATTTCAACAAGATGTAGTGTTGATGAAGGCCCGGGCTGCCCGATGATGGAGAGAAGCCAAAGCCCCACAACCAATTGTAGCAGCCTTTCGAATCCTTCTTCAGTGGAGGACGAAACTAATAACATTACTCCGTACAGTGATCAGAATGATGACCGGGCAGACAATTACATTACGTATTGCAAGGACACAGGTAAAATTGTTTCCACAAGTTTATCGAAAGGTACTATCAACTGCACTGTCCTTGGTGAAGATGGAATTCCGGAAGAAGTTCCTATGTTAGGTGAGGAACGTGCAATGGAGATAGTTGGTCCGATTCTTGATTCCGATGCATTAATTGTTGAGAAAAATCCCACATCTGAGG
Above is a genomic segment from Gossypium arboreum isolate Shixiya-1 chromosome 8, ASM2569848v2, whole genome shotgun sequence containing:
- the LOC108469706 gene encoding VIN3-like protein 2 isoform X1, with product MDSSFEGVALDPSKCSKLSMDEKRELVYELSKRTSRASEMLQSWSRQEILQVLCAEMGKERKYTGLTKLKIIENLLKIVAEKNSGDHEGVTDPESHSSLSSGSRLSKRQRKADYPSRLPIPVNDPVIRNGSNDMINAIFCKNSACKATLRQDDTFCKRCSCCICYKFDDNKDPSLWLICSSEPPFLGNSCGMSCHLECALKHEKSGIGKDKQHAVLDGSFYCVACGKVNDLLGCWRKQLMAAKDTRRVDILCYRVSLGQKLLNRTEKYRKISEIVDEAVKLLEAEVGPLTGLPVKIGRGIVNRLSSGPEVQKLCSLAVESLDKMCFDTISHSIPAGSCLTSPAIVRFEDVRPTSVTVIVGTEGPLASTIIAYTLWHRKAHDRDYPAKSTCIMFVPKTRFVVMGLTPATEYHFKIVSFDGTREFGPWEVPISTRCSVDEGPGCPMMERSQSPTTNCSSLSNPSSVEDETNNITPYSDQNDDRADNYITYCKDTGKIVSTSLSKGTINCTVLGEDGIPEEVPMLGEERAMEIVGPILDSDALIVEKNPTSEDRITEETSTDNGSDTPVETDTEHLPFVGCSEAGLPITPCRMEMVKNIQGRSGRSKSSNKEAEDGTGKGEDPQDGSTSKKKTGERQDEECMENGLSDTDFEHYVKVIRWLECKGHIEKNFRQKFLTWYSLRATPQEVRIVKVFVDIFISDPASLAEQLVDTFSDCISSKGSSVVPAGFCMKLWH
- the LOC108469706 gene encoding VIN3-like protein 2 isoform X2; this translates as MDSSFEGVALDPSKCSKLSMDEKRELVYELSKRTSRASEMLQSWSRQEILQVLCAEMGKERKYTGLTKLKIIENLLKIVAEKNSGDHEGVTDPESHSSLSSGSRLSKRQRKADYPSRLPIPVNDPVIRNGSNDMINAIFCKNSACKATLRQDDTFCKRCSCCICYKFDDNKDPSLWLICSSEPPFLGNSCGMSCHLECALKHEKSGIGKDKQHAVLDGSFYCVACGKVNDLLGCWRKQLMAAKDTRRVDILCYRVSLGQKLLNRTEKYRKISEIVDEAVKLLEAEVGPLTGLPVKIGRGIVNRLSSGPEVQKLCSLAVESLDKMCFDTISHSIPGSCLTSPAIVRFEDVRPTSVTVIVGTEGPLASTIIAYTLWHRKAHDRDYPAKSTCIMFVPKTRFVVMGLTPATEYHFKIVSFDGTREFGPWEVPISTRCSVDEGPGCPMMERSQSPTTNCSSLSNPSSVEDETNNITPYSDQNDDRADNYITYCKDTGKIVSTSLSKGTINCTVLGEDGIPEEVPMLGEERAMEIVGPILDSDALIVEKNPTSEDRITEETSTDNGSDTPVETDTEHLPFVGCSEAGLPITPCRMEMVKNIQGRSGRSKSSNKEAEDGTGKGEDPQDGSTSKKKTGERQDEECMENGLSDTDFEHYVKVIRWLECKGHIEKNFRQKFLTWYSLRATPQEVRIVKVFVDIFISDPASLAEQLVDTFSDCISSKGSSVVPAGFCMKLWH
- the LOC108469706 gene encoding VIN3-like protein 2 isoform X3 gives rise to the protein MDSSFEGVALDPSKCSKLSMDEKRELVYELSKRTSRASEMLQSWSRQEILQVLCAEMGKERKYTGLTKLKIIENLLKIVAEKNSGDHEGVTDPESHSSLSSGSRLSKRQRKADYPSRLPIPVNDPVIRNGSNDMINAIFCKNSACKATLRQDDTFCKRCSCCICYKFDDNKDPSLWLICSSEPPFLGNSCGMSCHLECALKHEKSGIGKDKQHAVLDGSFYCVACGKVNDLLGCWRKQLMAAKDTRRVDILCYRVSLGQKLLNRTEKYRKISEIVDEAVKLLEAEVGPLTGLPVKIGRGIVNRLSSGPEVQKLCSLAVESLDKMCFDTISHSIPAIVRFEDVRPTSVTVIVGTEGPLASTIIAYTLWHRKAHDRDYPAKSTCIMFVPKTRFVVMGLTPATEYHFKIVSFDGTREFGPWEVPISTRCSVDEGPGCPMMERSQSPTTNCSSLSNPSSVEDETNNITPYSDQNDDRADNYITYCKDTGKIVSTSLSKGTINCTVLGEDGIPEEVPMLGEERAMEIVGPILDSDALIVEKNPTSEDRITEETSTDNGSDTPVETDTEHLPFVGCSEAGLPITPCRMEMVKNIQGRSGRSKSSNKEAEDGTGKGEDPQDGSTSKKKTGERQDEECMENGLSDTDFEHYVKVIRWLECKGHIEKNFRQKFLTWYSLRATPQEVRIVKVFVDIFISDPASLAEQLVDTFSDCISSKGSSVVPAGFCMKLWH